The genomic region ACGCAATACGGGTGCAGAATATGGCAAGCCAGTCACGATTGGCAATAATGTATGGATTGGTGGTAGAGCCGTTATTAATCCGGGGGTTACCATTGGAGACAACGTGGTCATTGCTTCCGGGTCTGTGGTTACAAAGGATGTTCCGGATAATATGATCGTTGGCGGTAATCCTGCTAGAATCATTAGAGAGATTGAGCTTTAACTTATTTTAGATTGAAGATGGGAAGTGCTTACGAAATGATGACTGAAAAAGAAAAATCTCAATTAGGGCTCTTATATAATGCCAATTACGATAAAGAGTTGATTGAAGAGCGTCTACACGCCAAAGGACTTTGTTACGATTATAACCAGCTCCATCCCGCCAAGATCAATGAAAGAGAAGCGTTAATCAAGAAACTGCTGGGGAAAACGACAGACCGTTTCCTGATTGAACAGCCATTTGTATGTGATTACGGCTATAATATTGAAATTGGTGAGAACTTCTATAGCAATCATAATATTGTCATGCTGGATGGAGGAAAAATAAGTTTTGGAGATAACGTTTTTGTTGCTCCCAATTGCGGATTTTATACTGCAGGCCACCCTTATGATGTTGAGCAGCGCAATGAAGGTCTGGAGATCGTTGGACCCATCACGGTGGGCAATAATGTATGGATCGGTGGCGGTGTGACAGTTCTTGCCGGAGTGACGATTGGAGATAATACGATCATCGGCGCAGGGAGCGTAGTCACCAAGAGTATACCGTCTGGCGTGATTGCTGCGGGTAATCCTTGCAGGGTCATTCGCAAGATAACGGAAGAAGACAAAACAAAGTACAGCAGGGATGTAGTGAAGAACATATAGTGAAGAATAAATAGTGAACAATGTGATAGTAGCTAATGAGAATGCCCGATGTGTAGCATCGGGTGTTTCTTTTTGAAAATAAAAATAAATCCCCCAGACAGAAAACATGCCAAGGTATCGTATAACCTACACTTTTTCATGTGATTTGTCTGAGGGATAGACTAATGTATCTGTTACATTTGCTTAAAAAACCTTAACGCTGCAAACTTTTCCCGTTACTGCTGATCACTTCTTTGTACCAATGGAAGGATTTCTTGCGATAACGTTCGAGTGTTCCTGATCCATCATCATGACGATCCACATAGATGTAGCCATAACGTTTTTTCAACTGGGCAGAAGACGCACTGACAACATCAATACAACCCCATGATGTATATCCCATAATCTCCACGCCATCTTTAATGGCTTCGCCAACCTGAACCAGATGATCATTCAAATACTGGATGCGGTAGTCATCTTCGACGGTTTTCTCGCCTTCAGCACCCGTGATCAACTCATCGACAGCGCCAAGACCATTTTCTACAATAAACAGTGGTTTTTGATAACGGTCATAGAACATATTAAGCACATAACGCAATCCTTGCGGGTCGATCTGCCATCCCCATTCACTTGCAGGCAGGTAAGGGTTAGGTACACCACCAAGCAGGTTACCTTCTCCTGCGACTTGTTTCTCCGGGTCTGCTGTCTGACAGATACTCATGTAATAACTGAAAGAGATAAAGTCTACTGTATTCAGCAGCATTTCCTCGTCGCCAGCTTCCATCTGAATCTCGATCCCATTTTCCTGGAAGTAACGTTTCATATAACCAGGGTAGCGACCTCTTACATGCACATCACCGAAGAAATAGTTGCTATGCTCGAATTCCATGACTTTGATCATATCGTCTGGATTCGGTGTCAGCGGGTAAGTCGGCATGCTAAGCATCATACAACCAATCTGTGCCGTAGGAATAATATCATGACAGAGCTTCACAGCAGAAGCACTGGCTACAAACTCATGATGGATCGCTTGATACAGATCTTGTTTGCTGAGCTTCTCCTTCGGCGTATAGATGCCGCCGCTCATGAATGGTGCTTCAAGGATCGAATTGATTTCATTAAAAGTAAGCCAATAATTTACCTTGTTTTTATAACGTTTAAATACGGCAGTTACATAACGCTCATAGAATCCAACCATTTTTCGGTTAACCCAGCCGTCGTATTCTTTGGACAAGTGAAGAGGTGTCTCATAGTGGGATAGTGTAACCAGTGGTTCGATCCCATATTTGTGACACTCGTCAAACAGATCGTCGTAGAATTGCAGACCTTCTTCATTCGGTTCCAACTCATCACCTTTCGGGAAAATCCGGGACCAGGCGATGGAAGTACGGAATACTTTGAAGCCCATCTCGGCAAACAGTTTCACATCTTCCTTATAGCGATGATACAGATCGATACCGATCAGTTTCATGTTATCCTCAGTAGGTTCTTCCGTGATTGGCCCCATGATGCCTTTGGGAGCTACGTCCTGAGTAGACAGGCCTTTGCCGCCTTGATTGTATGCACCTTCAGCCTGGTTGGCTGCAATTGCGCCACCCCAAAGGAAATTTTCCGGGAATTGATAGGTTTGATTTTGAGAGTTACTCATGTGTATCGCTCCATTCATCAAATTGATTTTAAGAGGTTGTTCAAAAAGCCCGATTTTGATTACAAAGGATGCCTAACGGCATCATCTGCATCGAATATGAAATTCAGCCGAAATGTCCGTTGCTCACGTAGTTTTCCCTACGCTCTGCTACTCCATTTCTAGCTTCATCCCATCTTCTCG from Paenibacillus sp. FSL R5-0341 harbors:
- a CDS encoding sugar O-acetyltransferase; this translates as MTEKEKSQLGLLYNANYDKELIEERLHAKGLCYDYNQLHPAKINEREALIKKLLGKTTDRFLIEQPFVCDYGYNIEIGENFYSNHNIVMLDGGKISFGDNVFVAPNCGFYTAGHPYDVEQRNEGLEIVGPITVGNNVWIGGGVTVLAGVTIGDNTIIGAGSVVTKSIPSGVIAAGNPCRVIRKITEEDKTKYSRDVVKNI
- a CDS encoding glycoside hydrolase family 1 protein — protein: MSNSQNQTYQFPENFLWGGAIAANQAEGAYNQGGKGLSTQDVAPKGIMGPITEEPTEDNMKLIGIDLYHRYKEDVKLFAEMGFKVFRTSIAWSRIFPKGDELEPNEEGLQFYDDLFDECHKYGIEPLVTLSHYETPLHLSKEYDGWVNRKMVGFYERYVTAVFKRYKNKVNYWLTFNEINSILEAPFMSGGIYTPKEKLSKQDLYQAIHHEFVASASAVKLCHDIIPTAQIGCMMLSMPTYPLTPNPDDMIKVMEFEHSNYFFGDVHVRGRYPGYMKRYFQENGIEIQMEAGDEEMLLNTVDFISFSYYMSICQTADPEKQVAGEGNLLGGVPNPYLPASEWGWQIDPQGLRYVLNMFYDRYQKPLFIVENGLGAVDELITGAEGEKTVEDDYRIQYLNDHLVQVGEAIKDGVEIMGYTSWGCIDVVSASSAQLKKRYGYIYVDRHDDGSGTLERYRKKSFHWYKEVISSNGKSLQR